In Bacteroidota bacterium, the genomic stretch AAAGGGGCAGAAATAAATGGAATCCATTATCAGAAGGGTTATGGTAGTTTTAATACCCAAACTGAAAATGTAATGTTCGGGTTAACAAAATCAGGCCCGCCAGAAGGAGCAATCATAGATTTAGCTGTTTCAGCTTCATTATACAATACAGACGGCCCACGTTTTACCAATAGGCACCCCCGCTATTCCAACTCCTATGTTGACAATGCCTGGTCGTTTAATGGAAATGTTACCCATACTATTAAAAAATTTAAAACAACTTTGGGCGGACGTATTTATCAAACTCCAAGTGGCTGGGGAACAATAACCGCCTCGCCCACTATGCTTATAGGACTTCCTTCGCAAGGAATGGGAAATACCGGAAATGGTGGCACAATGCAAGCCATTTTTAATGGAGAAAGGCCATCCCTTTTTGAAAGTTTCGCACGAACCGCTTTCTTGAGAAGCCAGTTTACCCCCAACTCAAAAATCACCCTCCTAGTTGAAGGGCAATACAGAAAAACAGGATCGGAGGAAAATTCATATATATATAGCAATTTGCCTGAGACGGGATACCTGAGCAGAAATCCCCTAACATATTTTGCCAATCGCATCAGGGCTGATGTTTCTGCCACTTTTGCAATTACGGAACAACAAAGATTTTCCGCAGGTATCCTTTACTTCCAGGACAACCTGGAACGTGGGGTAAGAGGGTTTGTTCCTGATACCTTGTTTGATACCATTCAAAATATACCTGTAACCAATGTTTATGCAACATTTAAGCCCAGGGAATTCACAATACAGAATAACATCGGGGTATTTATGCAATACATTTTGAAAACAACTTTACTCAATAAAACAAACTTTACAGCAGGATGGCGAATTGACAACAACAGCATCTACGGCAACACACTTAATCCGAGGGCAGGAATTATCAACCAGCCAAATGAAAAACTTACTTTCAAAGTGCTGGCTGGATCTGCATTTCGTGGGCCCAGCAACTTTGAGCTATATACTGTGGTGGGAGGGAGCATAGCCAATCCGGACTTGATTCCTGAAAAAATTCAGACCTATGAACTGAATATTATTTATTACCCTATAAAAATTTTAATGGTTCAGGGTAATTTGTTCCAGAACCACCTTAAAGATATAATTGTCCAGGATGTGCCGATTGGAGGTGGCAGGAGCCAGATCCTGAATATTGGCACAGCCACCACTAGAGGGCTGGAAGCCAAGTTTGAAATTATTCCTTCAAATTCATTTTCAGCATTCGTGAACTATACTTTGCAGGAAGGGAAACAAGATGATGGAAACATGGAAAATGAAATACCCAACATTGCAAGGGCAAGGGCAAATATTGGTATTTCAATGTTACTGTCAGATCTTGTAAACATCAGCCTGATTGCAAACTGGGTGGGAGCCCGTTCTGTGGCTGAAACCAATCCCCTTAATAAAGTAAATGGGTATTTCATTCCTAATCTTGTAATCACCACAAACAAAATATTTGATAATCGTGTAAGCGCAAGTTTAAACATAGAGAACCTTTTTAATCAAACTTACTATGATCCCGGAATAAGGGCGGCAAATGGAAATTTCTATGGGACAGTGCATGAACAACTTGGAATAAACGGGTTCTTTAAAATTTTGTTGAGGATTTTTTAATGAAAAAGATAGGGAGGTATATCAGTTCTGCTGTTCATGTATTTAAGATGCGCAAGGTATGCCAGTTAATCTTTTGTTCATGCCTGTTCAATTCTTTTCTTTTTATTTTGATCACTGGCTTTGCTGTTAAACCTCAATCGGAAGCGGAAGAATACAATTTAAAAGCAGCCTTTATTTATAATTTCACCATGTATATTGAGTGGAGTGGTTTTATTGCGGAAGAGGAATTTATTATAGGTATAATTGGAAACTCACAAATTAATGAACCCCTTGCCCAAATTGCCCGCACAAAAACTGTAAATGGTAAAAAAATAATTATCCAGAATTTCGACAACCCGGAAGAAATAATTTTTTGCCACATACTTTTTATTTCGCGCGATACCACATTTCCACTTAAAACTATCCTTGCAAGGGCAAATTTTAATGGAACACTAATTGTAAGTGAAAAAAGAGGATTTGCAGAACAAGGGACAGCAATTAATTTTGTTATAGACAATGATAAAGTGAAATTTGAGGCAAATACAAAAGCAATAAGATCAGCAGGTTTAACTGCCAGTTCCCAATTGTTGAAATTGGCCCGAATAGTTGAATAAAATGGAAGCGTTTAAAAACATATCTATAAGAAACAAGCTGATTGTAATTCAGTTGGCAACTGCATTTATAGCTGTGCTGATTTGTTCTGTAATTTTTGTCATTATCACCATAAATACATTTAAGGAAGCTGAAATAAAAAACAAATATTCACTTGCTGAAATTGTGGGTGTTAATGCAGCCCCTACACTTCTTTTTGATGACAATTCTGCTGCAAATCAAATTCTTGAGGAATTAAAAAGCAACCCTTCCATTCTGAACGCAATTATACTTGATAAGACAGGAAAAGAATTTGCCAAATATTCCAAAGAGGGCGAAGAAGATTTTTCTTTTTCAAATCTTGATAAAAAAGACATTACAGCAAAAAGGCTTATCGGCAATGAATTTATTGTGAGGTATAAAATTTTCCATGAAAAAGAGTTCCTTGGTTCAGTAATTTTAAAATCAAAAATGGCCGATCTTAATAATATTATTTATAACTATATAAAAGTTGCTGCCTTCGTTTTATTTACCGGACTAATTGTTGCCCTGTTAATTTCAGTATTTCTCCAACGCTTGTTATCAAATCGCTTGTTATCACTAGTAAAAAAAACCAAGGAAATAACAGAAACTGGCGATTATTCCAGTATGATTTTATTTGAAGGGAAGGACGAGATAGCGGTTTTGTCGAGGGCGATTAATAAAATGCTAGGGCAAATAGAAAAAACACAAGACAACCTTAAAGAAGCAAACATACACCTGGAAGAACTTAACTTACATAAGGAGAAGACACTTTCTGTACTTTCGCATGATTTAAGAAGCCCCTTAAACTCCATTATCGGAACCTCTGAACTGCTAAAGGCAAATTTCGATAATATGAACAGGGCTGATTTACAACAAATGCTCATTTTGATTCATAAATCATCGAAACGCTTGTCAGATATGCTGAACAATTTAGTGGAATGGGCAAGAATAAAATTTGCATCTGAAATATTTTCTCCCGAAAAAATTCAAATTTGCATGGTGGTGAAAGATGTTTTTGATATGCTTAGTGAAAATGCCCTCGGAAAAGGAATCAGCCTGCAAAATAAAATCATTGAAAATGTTTTTGTTTGGGCTGATGGAAAAATGTTACACTCTATTCTTCAAAATTTAATTTCAAATGCGATTAAA encodes the following:
- a CDS encoding TonB-dependent receptor produces the protein MTMRKIAADIFLLPILFFMVTCFLQAQTDTVPAASKLSELTLEELMNMEVVTASGSEQKITEAPATMLVVTSRQISERGYEQLSDVLRDLPGVDLIHTYGRAPTFITFRGMYGDENKRVLLMIDGIVENSIMGGYEMAGPAYSLFNVDRIEIMWGPGSALYGANAFSAVINIITKKGAEINGIHYQKGYGSFNTQTENVMFGLTKSGPPEGAIIDLAVSASLYNTDGPRFTNRHPRYSNSYVDNAWSFNGNVTHTIKKFKTTLGGRIYQTPSGWGTITASPTMLIGLPSQGMGNTGNGGTMQAIFNGERPSLFESFARTAFLRSQFTPNSKITLLVEGQYRKTGSEENSYIYSNLPETGYLSRNPLTYFANRIRADVSATFAITEQQRFSAGILYFQDNLERGVRGFVPDTLFDTIQNIPVTNVYATFKPREFTIQNNIGVFMQYILKTTLLNKTNFTAGWRIDNNSIYGNTLNPRAGIINQPNEKLTFKVLAGSAFRGPSNFELYTVVGGSIANPDLIPEKIQTYELNIIYYPIKILMVQGNLFQNHLKDIIVQDVPIGGGRSQILNIGTATTRGLEAKFEIIPSNSFSAFVNYTLQEGKQDDGNMENEIPNIARARANIGISMLLSDLVNISLIANWVGARSVAETNPLNKVNGYFIPNLVITTNKIFDNRVSASLNIENLFNQTYYDPGIRAANGNFYGTVHEQLGINGFFKILLRIF
- a CDS encoding YfiR family protein, whose amino-acid sequence is MKKIGRYISSAVHVFKMRKVCQLIFCSCLFNSFLFILITGFAVKPQSEAEEYNLKAAFIYNFTMYIEWSGFIAEEEFIIGIIGNSQINEPLAQIARTKTVNGKKIIIQNFDNPEEIIFCHILFISRDTTFPLKTILARANFNGTLIVSEKRGFAEQGTAINFVIDNDKVKFEANTKAIRSAGLTASSQLLKLARIVE
- a CDS encoding HAMP domain-containing protein produces the protein MEAFKNISIRNKLIVIQLATAFIAVLICSVIFVIITINTFKEAEIKNKYSLAEIVGVNAAPTLLFDDNSAANQILEELKSNPSILNAIILDKTGKEFAKYSKEGEEDFSFSNLDKKDITAKRLIGNEFIVRYKIFHEKEFLGSVILKSKMADLNNIIYNYIKVAAFVLFTGLIVALLISVFLQRLLSNRLLSLVKKTKEITETGDYSSMILFEGKDEIAVLSRAINKMLGQIEKTQDNLKEANIHLEELNLHKEKTLSVLSHDLRSPLNSIIGTSELLKANFDNMNRADLQQMLILIHKSSKRLSDMLNNLVEWARIKFASEIFSPEKIQICMVVKDVFDMLSENALGKGISLQNKIIENVFVWADGKMLHSILQNLISNAIKFTPEGGKITATSETRNNESVIRIIDTGHGMSKEAQEKLFTPQVDSLSASRQEKEGAGIGLLIVKGFVEKNSGKIWVESEQGKGTSMIFTLPLTH